A genomic segment from Myxosarcina sp. GI1 encodes:
- a CDS encoding type IV secretory system conjugative DNA transfer family protein, whose translation MTENSFLRIAQPTNTQAAVSPPKPEPKLWETELFQLSAMAGILALLMIWASLAKKKPQLTSARMANRWDKLYATNRALEHMKATASHKCTPSAAWCGTPKYSYKFLGLKWASRLQVILHNTMPTTWIPDIGRGVLVLGSPGSGKTFSFIDRVIEALFAQGVSVLLYDKKGDQMKLHTSLASRYGYTVDVFAPGGVGLETGEDPDTPGADYTCVINVLDFMKDPRDATTAGELGKILIDSQGKGDGKKDFFSQTGGIFATGLMQLAKSSKYPDLPMVYAITQLPNLVERLDWAVRRDDDRKLDPWIAATISNFLSSKESEKTAASIKTTAEITFTGFIQNDLLPCMIGKSTIPLYLKPKQLLVMKLDDRRRSIIAPLITMCMHLTIVENLSEKRKNPFCYCLDEVTSLGVFAKLSEHINEYRSNGGIPILGAQSLNQFFELYGKERGKALVSGLFTHVLFGPNDSVTAEEYSKKIGNKTVTTTSVSRSRSPNGASTSINQQTHQIPLISVDAIERFPQGKAIILNPGYGDKNDVKRPVMGKIGVPKEDIERAIEAETVIWKEKIRPVLANRKAQLIRSREQNYIDLSKLDETQKQDWTTEQLNLRLAAAEELLPMPPDSNK comes from the coding sequence ATGACTGAGAACTCTTTTTTAAGAATCGCTCAACCTACTAATACTCAGGCAGCAGTTTCACCCCCTAAACCTGAGCCGAAGCTTTGGGAAACCGAACTCTTTCAACTCTCTGCTATGGCAGGTATTCTTGCCCTGCTGATGATTTGGGCTTCTCTAGCAAAGAAAAAGCCTCAGCTTACTTCAGCTAGAATGGCAAATCGTTGGGACAAACTGTACGCTACCAATCGAGCCTTGGAACACATGAAAGCTACGGCTAGCCACAAATGCACCCCTAGTGCAGCCTGGTGTGGTACGCCTAAATACTCATACAAATTTTTGGGACTCAAATGGGCATCCCGACTACAGGTGATTTTACACAACACTATGCCTACGACCTGGATTCCCGATATCGGTCGGGGAGTTCTTGTTTTAGGTTCGCCTGGTTCGGGTAAAACCTTTTCCTTTATCGATCGCGTTATCGAAGCACTCTTTGCCCAAGGTGTCAGCGTATTACTCTACGACAAAAAAGGCGACCAGATGAAGCTGCATACTTCTTTGGCATCTCGTTACGGCTATACCGTAGATGTTTTTGCCCCTGGAGGAGTTGGATTAGAAACGGGTGAAGATCCTGATACGCCTGGAGCAGACTACACCTGTGTCATCAACGTCTTGGACTTTATGAAAGACCCCCGCGATGCTACTACCGCAGGGGAGTTGGGCAAAATCTTGATTGATTCTCAAGGAAAAGGCGACGGCAAAAAAGACTTTTTCTCCCAGACTGGAGGCATATTCGCGACAGGATTGATGCAGCTTGCCAAATCTAGTAAGTATCCCGATTTGCCAATGGTTTATGCTATTACTCAACTACCGAATTTGGTCGAGCGTCTTGACTGGGCAGTACGGCGGGACGACGATCGCAAACTAGACCCGTGGATTGCTGCGACTATTTCTAATTTCCTCTCTTCAAAAGAATCAGAAAAAACCGCAGCTTCGATTAAGACTACAGCCGAAATTACCTTTACGGGTTTTATCCAAAATGACCTTCTGCCCTGCATGATTGGCAAGAGTACCATTCCTTTATATCTCAAACCCAAACAATTACTGGTGATGAAGTTAGACGATCGCCGACGTAGCATTATCGCCCCTCTTATTACCATGTGTATGCATCTCACTATTGTCGAAAACCTGAGTGAGAAAAGGAAAAATCCCTTCTGCTATTGTCTGGACGAAGTTACTAGTCTGGGGGTATTTGCCAAACTGAGCGAACACATTAACGAATACCGTTCCAACGGCGGTATTCCTATTCTGGGAGCACAAAGCTTAAATCAATTCTTTGAACTTTACGGTAAAGAACGAGGCAAAGCATTAGTGTCAGGTCTATTTACTCACGTGCTATTTGGACCAAACGACTCGGTAACAGCCGAAGAATACTCAAAGAAAATTGGCAATAAGACTGTAACTACCACTTCTGTTTCTCGTTCGCGATCGCCCAACGGAGCATCCACTTCTATCAATCAGCAGACTCATCAGATCCCTTTGATAAGTGTCGATGCGATCGAACGTTTTCCTCAAGGCAAAGCAATCATCTTAAACCCTGGCTACGGTGACAAAAACGATGTCAAAAGACCAGTCATGGGTAAAATTGGCGTACCCAAAGAAGATATCGAGCGAGCAATCGAGGCAGAAACCGTAATCTGGAAAGAAAAAATTCGTCCAGTTCTGGCTAATCGAAAGGCTCAATTAATTAGGTCTCGCGAACAAAATTATATTGACCTGAGTAAATTAGATGAAACTCAAAAGCAGGACTGGACAACCGAACAATTAAATCTCAGGCTTGCTGCTGCGGAAGAATTACTGCCCATGCCTCCTGATAGTAATAAGTAG
- a CDS encoding LysR family transcriptional regulator yields the protein MLSGFNQFAELIAFVKAVELNSFSAAARSLATTPSAISKRVSKLEDRLGVRLLQRTTRSLSLTNEGTAYYERISRLLRELEEANDNLISGGKPQGKLTVSTSLDFGQWLLVQSIPEFLRQYPDIEIDLRLSDRFVDLVVEGIDVAIRLGDLEDSSLIRRHLGRANFALCASPNYLKTHGTPNTPQDLIHHNCLRYLFNGQPVSWEFLIGETWRTIAVKGKFNSDNGGALKNAALAGLGITRLLNFQVHEEVEQKRLKLLFSEQLPPGLMVQALFTHQRNLSPRVQVFLKFLTDYCAKVLI from the coding sequence ATGCTGAGTGGGTTTAACCAATTCGCCGAACTAATTGCCTTTGTCAAAGCTGTAGAACTCAATAGCTTTAGTGCAGCAGCGCGATCCCTTGCGACTACTCCCTCTGCCATCAGCAAACGTGTCTCAAAATTAGAAGACCGTTTGGGAGTGCGTTTGTTACAGCGAACGACTCGCTCTCTTAGTTTGACCAATGAAGGGACAGCTTACTATGAGCGTATTTCGCGACTATTGCGAGAACTTGAGGAAGCCAACGATAATCTAATTTCAGGCGGTAAACCCCAGGGTAAACTAACCGTAAGCACTTCACTCGATTTCGGGCAATGGCTTTTAGTCCAGTCTATTCCAGAGTTTCTTCGGCAGTATCCAGATATTGAAATAGATTTACGATTGAGCGATCGCTTTGTGGATTTGGTTGTAGAAGGAATTGATGTAGCAATTCGCTTGGGAGATCTAGAAGACTCTAGCTTAATCCGCAGACATTTGGGACGGGCTAATTTTGCTCTTTGTGCTTCGCCAAATTATCTGAAAACACACGGTACGCCCAACACGCCACAAGATTTAATACATCATAACTGCCTTCGTTATCTGTTTAACGGACAGCCCGTATCTTGGGAATTTTTAATTGGCGAAACTTGGCGGACAATTGCCGTAAAAGGCAAATTTAACTCTGATAATGGTGGCGCACTTAAAAATGCTGCTCTGGCAGGTTTAGGTATTACTCGACTATTAAACTTTCAGGTTCATGAAGAAGTCGAGCAAAAACGATTGAAGTTGCTGTTTTCAGAACAATTACCACCAGGGCTAATGGTTCAGGCTTTATTTACCCATCAACGCAATTTATCTCCGCGAGTTCAAGTTTTCTTAAAGTTCCTCACAGATTATTGCGCCAAAGTTTTAATTTGA